One region of Ornithinibacter aureus genomic DNA includes:
- a CDS encoding alpha/beta hydrolase — MSERPAERPADRTEITGPHRSDVYDVWEPDPHRARGVTVALIHGGFWRERYDRHHLAPLARALADDGFHVANLEYARAGMPGGGWPGTGTSVLAQLTAVHADSALPERIVAVGHSAGGHLALWVASADRAPWLTGAVALAPAADLGEVDRLGLSDHAARNLIGACPDDAPQAWADADPARQRLTRPTVIVSGERDDDVPASVIESYLATRTPDDPIHSAVALGADHFAVIDPQAPAYLLVLAEIEELTLATH; from the coding sequence ATGAGCGAGCGTCCAGCAGAGCGCCCCGCCGACCGCACCGAGATCACCGGCCCCCACCGAAGCGACGTCTACGACGTCTGGGAGCCAGACCCGCACCGGGCCCGCGGGGTGACGGTCGCCCTGATCCACGGCGGCTTCTGGCGCGAGCGCTACGACCGGCACCACCTCGCTCCCCTGGCCCGGGCGCTGGCCGACGACGGGTTCCACGTCGCGAACCTCGAGTACGCGCGAGCGGGGATGCCGGGGGGCGGCTGGCCGGGGACCGGCACCTCGGTCCTCGCCCAGCTCACCGCGGTCCACGCCGACTCGGCCCTGCCTGAGAGGATCGTCGCCGTGGGGCACTCCGCGGGCGGGCACCTGGCCCTGTGGGTGGCCTCGGCAGACCGCGCCCCCTGGCTGACCGGAGCCGTCGCCCTGGCGCCGGCCGCCGACCTGGGTGAGGTCGACCGGCTCGGCCTGAGCGACCACGCGGCCCGCAACCTCATCGGCGCCTGCCCCGACGACGCCCCGCAGGCCTGGGCCGACGCCGACCCCGCCCGCCAGCGACTGACCCGACCCACGGTGATCGTGAGCGGCGAGCGCGACGACGACGTCCCGGCATCCGTCATCGAGTCCTACCTGGCCACGCGCACACCGGACGATCCGATCCACAGCGCCGTCGCCCTCGGCGCAGACCACTTCGCCGTCATCGACCCGCAGGCGCCGGCATACCTGCTGGTCCTCGCCGAGATCGAGGAGCTCACCCTCGCCACCCACTGA
- a CDS encoding NUDIX hydrolase encodes MTSGRVVEHPVSRDPGLAARAQAWLAAAERSIAVPRLAATVMLVRDGAVGPEVYVQRRVASMAFAPSTVVFPGGGVDAVDHALDPATPGLADLAAVMGVTADVAAPFAAAAVREVEEECGVVLTVPDLRGRAHWVTPEFEPRRYDTWILAAGMPNAQQARGTTTESDHSAWVRPGDLLARHRAGQVRMLPPTVISLEELADFSDAAAFLAHRPRVARVVPELVAGADGIPVLRTVLP; translated from the coding sequence GTGACGTCGGGTCGGGTGGTCGAGCACCCGGTGTCACGCGACCCCGGGTTGGCGGCGCGGGCGCAGGCATGGCTGGCGGCTGCGGAGCGCTCGATCGCGGTTCCGCGATTGGCGGCCACCGTGATGCTCGTGCGCGACGGCGCCGTCGGGCCCGAGGTCTACGTGCAGCGCCGGGTGGCGTCGATGGCGTTCGCCCCCTCGACGGTCGTCTTCCCCGGCGGTGGGGTCGACGCGGTGGACCACGCGTTGGACCCCGCGACCCCCGGGCTGGCCGACCTGGCCGCCGTCATGGGGGTGACGGCGGACGTCGCGGCACCCTTCGCGGCGGCCGCGGTGCGCGAGGTGGAGGAGGAGTGCGGGGTCGTGCTCACCGTGCCCGACCTGAGGGGTCGGGCCCACTGGGTGACGCCTGAGTTCGAGCCGCGCCGGTACGACACGTGGATCCTCGCTGCCGGCATGCCGAATGCCCAGCAGGCGCGGGGAACGACGACCGAGTCCGACCACAGCGCGTGGGTCCGGCCCGGTGACCTGCTGGCCCGGCACCGAGCCGGGCAGGTGCGGATGCTGCCACCGACCGTGATCTCGCTCGAGGAGCTCGCGGACTTCTCGGATGCCGCGGCGTTCCTCGCGCACCGACCTCGCGTCGCGCGCGTGGTGCCCGAACTCGTGGCGGGGGCGGACGGCATCCCCGTGCTGCGCACCGTCCTGCCCTAG
- a CDS encoding ArsA-related P-loop ATPase, producing the protein MSTPSLARALDGVRLHIVTGKGGVGKTTVAASLALSLASQGKRVLLVEVEGRQGISQTFDVPPLGTDEVRLVTHAGGGELWGLSVDAKAALMEYLQMFYKLGRAGGALEKMGVVDFATTIAPGVRDVLLTGKVYEAVGRTTGNRRGQGAKVWDAVVLDAPPTGRITRFLDVTAQVADLARIGPIHSQAESITRMLRHRESVVHIVTLLEEMPVQESVDAVAELSAAGFGVGTVIVNLVREPIVDEALLEVAAAEPDRVAEQVRSDLVSVGVKASKATVTGLLSQAHDHAERVALERDLAAEVEAQGLPTLRLPALPTGVEDGGITVLADALTAQGVR; encoded by the coding sequence GTGTCCACTCCCTCTCTCGCACGTGCCTTAGACGGGGTGCGCCTGCACATCGTGACCGGCAAGGGAGGCGTCGGCAAGACCACCGTCGCCGCCAGCCTGGCCCTGTCGCTGGCCAGCCAGGGCAAGCGGGTGCTGCTCGTCGAGGTCGAGGGGCGTCAGGGCATCAGCCAGACCTTCGACGTGCCCCCGCTCGGCACCGACGAGGTGCGCCTGGTCACCCATGCCGGTGGCGGCGAGCTGTGGGGGCTGTCGGTCGACGCCAAGGCCGCGCTCATGGAGTACCTCCAGATGTTCTACAAGCTCGGCCGCGCCGGCGGGGCCCTGGAGAAGATGGGCGTCGTCGACTTCGCGACGACGATCGCCCCCGGGGTGCGCGACGTGCTGCTCACGGGGAAGGTCTACGAGGCGGTCGGGCGCACGACGGGCAACCGCCGCGGCCAGGGCGCGAAGGTGTGGGATGCCGTCGTCCTCGACGCCCCGCCCACCGGCCGCATCACCCGCTTCCTGGACGTCACCGCCCAAGTGGCCGACCTCGCCCGGATCGGCCCGATCCACTCACAGGCCGAGTCGATCACCCGCATGCTGCGCCACCGCGAGAGCGTCGTGCACATCGTGACCCTGCTCGAGGAGATGCCGGTGCAGGAGAGTGTGGATGCCGTTGCCGAGCTGTCCGCTGCTGGCTTCGGTGTGGGGACGGTCATCGTGAACCTGGTGCGCGAGCCCATCGTCGACGAGGCCCTGCTCGAGGTCGCCGCCGCCGAGCCTGACCGGGTCGCCGAGCAGGTGCGGTCCGACCTCGTCTCCGTCGGGGTCAAGGCGTCGAAGGCCACCGTCACGGGGCTGCTCAGCCAAGCGCACGACCACGCCGAGCGGGTGGCGCTCGAGCGCGACCTGGCTGCCGAGGTCGAGGCCCAGGGCCTGCCGACGCTCCGCCTGCCGGCGCTGCCGACCGGCGTCGAGGACGGCGGCATCACCGTGCTCGCCGACGCCCTGACCGCGCAGGGGGTGCGCTGA
- a CDS encoding transglycosylase domain-containing protein produces MLSTIAGLLMAGLAIPAVGATGQMAKGGVGVFNDLPSEFTVSPLAQQSRILNADGKVIANPYDENRIIVPLAKISKNMQNAQLAIEDSRFYEHNGLDVRGFSRAVVSNLQGGDTQGASTLTQQYVKISLQYRALSNGDKDAAAAAVEKSYSRKLQELEYALNVEENFTKEQILEGYLNLVYYGDQAYGVEAAAQNYFGVSAAKLNLGQAALLAGIVQQPTAFNPVLNPKAAQSRRNLVLDRMQALGLASAKDVAAAKKQEVAKVVKRKPAKGVCHRSPEPYFCAYVMEWLQKSPQMAVLGKTPAERLKTINQGGLVIRTTLNPAMQASAKKELAKAVKPGNKQNLGGAVTMIEPGTGKVLAMVQATDFAKYQTNLNVDQEYGGGPNGYQIGSTAKTFALVEALERGMPLNATINIPASSPTKPAVFEPRNMVDECSTNEPWPVKNDFSMGAGPMSLREGAVKSVNPFFAALNVRLGACSVRDTMMKMGLHRADGKPISDTISGIALGAGESTPMSVASAYATLAANGKYCEPQPVTAISTPDRKSLKIPAAKCKQVISADVAAGVNDLLQSVVKGNLGSMWSSSARPAAGKTGTTERFNQVWFAGYTPQISTVVLVGNLKPANKNGKLYTLRGKCFGDYGCPSRVYGSTVSAPIWSKIMKSAHKGMPVKDFKNPSADIRKGNYVRLPNVIGRGPDSAMARLKEAGFSGFVAGRTNSSLPAGTVAFTDPSGSALPGGRVGLWLSNGYTPPPPAPRKTAEPAPKKTPEPANTPAKPAPKPKPSKT; encoded by the coding sequence GTGCTCAGCACGATTGCCGGGTTGCTGATGGCTGGGCTGGCGATCCCTGCGGTCGGTGCCACCGGCCAGATGGCCAAGGGGGGCGTCGGGGTCTTCAACGACCTGCCGAGCGAGTTCACCGTCTCACCGCTGGCGCAACAGTCGCGCATCCTCAACGCCGACGGCAAGGTGATCGCCAACCCGTACGACGAGAACCGCATCATCGTGCCGCTGGCGAAGATCTCGAAGAACATGCAGAACGCGCAGCTGGCCATCGAGGACTCGCGCTTCTACGAGCACAACGGCCTCGACGTGCGCGGCTTCAGCCGGGCCGTGGTCTCCAACCTCCAGGGCGGCGACACCCAGGGGGCGTCGACCCTCACGCAGCAGTACGTCAAGATCTCGCTCCAGTACCGCGCGCTGAGCAACGGGGACAAGGATGCCGCCGCCGCTGCGGTCGAGAAGTCCTACTCCCGCAAGCTCCAGGAGCTCGAGTACGCCCTGAACGTCGAGGAGAACTTCACCAAGGAGCAGATCCTCGAGGGCTACCTCAACCTCGTGTACTACGGCGACCAGGCCTACGGCGTCGAGGCTGCCGCCCAGAACTACTTCGGGGTTTCGGCCGCCAAGCTCAACCTCGGTCAGGCGGCCCTGCTCGCCGGTATCGTGCAACAGCCCACGGCGTTCAACCCGGTGCTGAACCCCAAGGCCGCCCAGTCGCGCCGCAACCTGGTCCTGGACCGCATGCAGGCCCTCGGGCTGGCGTCAGCCAAGGACGTCGCTGCCGCCAAGAAGCAGGAGGTTGCGAAGGTCGTCAAGCGCAAGCCGGCCAAGGGTGTCTGCCACCGCTCCCCCGAGCCCTACTTCTGCGCCTACGTCATGGAGTGGCTGCAGAAGTCACCCCAGATGGCCGTGCTGGGCAAGACCCCGGCCGAGCGCCTGAAGACCATCAACCAAGGTGGGCTGGTCATTCGCACCACGCTCAACCCGGCCATGCAGGCGAGCGCCAAGAAGGAGCTCGCCAAGGCCGTCAAGCCCGGCAACAAGCAGAACCTCGGCGGCGCCGTGACCATGATCGAGCCGGGCACGGGCAAGGTGCTCGCGATGGTTCAGGCCACGGACTTCGCGAAGTACCAGACCAACCTCAACGTCGACCAGGAGTACGGCGGCGGCCCCAACGGCTACCAGATCGGCTCCACCGCGAAGACGTTCGCCCTGGTCGAGGCGCTCGAGCGGGGGATGCCGCTCAACGCCACGATCAACATCCCCGCGTCCAGCCCGACCAAGCCCGCCGTGTTCGAGCCGAGGAACATGGTCGACGAGTGCTCGACCAACGAGCCATGGCCGGTCAAGAACGACTTCTCGATGGGCGCAGGCCCGATGTCACTGCGCGAGGGAGCGGTCAAGTCGGTCAACCCGTTCTTCGCCGCCCTCAACGTGCGCCTCGGTGCATGCTCGGTGCGCGACACCATGATGAAGATGGGCCTGCACCGCGCCGACGGCAAACCCATCTCGGACACCATCTCGGGCATCGCCCTCGGTGCCGGGGAGTCGACCCCGATGAGCGTGGCCAGTGCCTACGCGACCCTGGCCGCGAACGGCAAGTACTGCGAGCCCCAGCCCGTCACCGCCATCAGCACTCCCGACCGCAAGAGCCTGAAGATCCCCGCGGCCAAGTGCAAGCAGGTCATCTCGGCCGACGTCGCCGCTGGCGTCAACGACTTGTTGCAGAGCGTGGTCAAGGGCAACCTCGGGTCAATGTGGAGCAGCAGCGCCCGGCCGGCAGCCGGGAAGACCGGAACGACAGAGCGGTTCAACCAGGTCTGGTTCGCCGGGTACACCCCGCAGATCTCGACGGTGGTGTTGGTCGGCAACCTCAAGCCGGCGAACAAGAACGGCAAGCTCTACACCTTGCGCGGCAAGTGCTTCGGCGACTACGGCTGCCCCAGCCGGGTGTACGGCTCCACCGTGTCCGCACCCATCTGGTCCAAGATCATGAAGAGCGCCCACAAGGGCATGCCGGTCAAGGACTTCAAGAATCCCTCGGCCGACATCCGCAAGGGCAACTACGTGCGGTTGCCGAACGTCATCGGCCGGGGCCCGGACAGCGCGATGGCACGCCTGAAGGAGGCCGGCTTCAGCGGTTTCGTGGCTGGCCGCACCAACAGCAGCCTGCCCGCCGGGACCGTCGCGTTCACCGACCCCTCGGGCTCGGCCCTGCCCGGCGGTCGCGTCGGCCTGTGGCTGTCCAACGGCTACACGCCGCCACCGCCGGCACCCAGGAAGACGGCGGAACCAGCCCCCAAGAAGACGCCGGAGCCGGCGAATACACCCGCCAAACCAGCGCCGAAACCCAAACCGTCGAAGACCTAG
- a CDS encoding ArsA family ATPase, with translation MARRPAPARLDVDALLADPDTGIIVCCGSGGVGKTTTAAALGVRAAESGRRVVVLTIDPARRLAQSLGLTELDNVPRPVDGVGEGAGGSLDAMMLDMKRTFDEVVEAHSTPDKAAQILANPFYQAVSSSFAGTQEYMAMEKLSQLRAQADREGTWDLVIVDTPPSRSALDFLDAPKRLGSFLDGRFIRLLTAPARAGGRAYLKVFSVSATIAAAAISKVLGGAFLADVQTFVAALDTMFGGFRERADLTYALLKEPTTAFVVVAAPERDALREAAYFVERLESEGMPLAGVVVNRMQALAAPSLSGGRATAAAEQLEDAGGSELAPALLRLHADLSSIAERHEGHVRRFVAGHPGVPVSTVPASATDIHDLEGLRTVGAALAAT, from the coding sequence ATGGCCCGCCGCCCCGCACCCGCCCGGCTCGACGTCGACGCACTGCTGGCCGACCCCGACACGGGGATCATCGTGTGTTGCGGCTCGGGAGGGGTCGGCAAGACGACCACCGCCGCGGCGCTGGGGGTGCGCGCGGCCGAGTCCGGACGCCGCGTCGTCGTGCTGACCATCGACCCGGCCCGACGGCTCGCCCAGTCCCTCGGCCTGACCGAGCTCGACAACGTCCCACGTCCGGTCGACGGGGTGGGCGAGGGCGCCGGGGGCAGCCTCGACGCGATGATGCTCGACATGAAGCGCACCTTCGACGAGGTCGTCGAGGCGCACTCCACCCCGGACAAGGCCGCGCAGATCCTGGCCAACCCCTTCTACCAGGCCGTCTCCAGCTCGTTCGCGGGCACGCAGGAGTACATGGCGATGGAGAAGCTCAGCCAGCTGCGAGCCCAGGCCGACCGCGAGGGCACCTGGGACCTCGTCATCGTCGACACCCCGCCGTCCCGCTCGGCCCTGGACTTCCTCGACGCCCCCAAGCGGCTCGGCTCCTTCCTCGACGGCCGGTTCATCCGGCTGCTCACGGCGCCGGCCCGAGCCGGCGGGCGGGCCTACCTCAAGGTCTTCAGCGTCAGCGCGACCATCGCGGCCGCGGCGATCTCCAAGGTGCTCGGAGGCGCGTTCCTGGCCGACGTGCAGACCTTCGTCGCCGCCCTCGACACGATGTTCGGCGGGTTCCGCGAACGGGCCGACCTCACCTACGCCCTGCTCAAGGAACCCACGACGGCGTTCGTCGTCGTGGCCGCTCCAGAACGTGACGCCCTGCGGGAGGCCGCCTACTTCGTCGAGCGGCTCGAGAGCGAGGGGATGCCGCTGGCGGGCGTCGTCGTCAACCGCATGCAGGCGCTGGCCGCGCCGTCACTGAGCGGGGGCCGGGCGACCGCGGCTGCCGAGCAGCTCGAGGATGCCGGGGGCAGCGAGCTCGCTCCAGCGCTGCTGCGCCTGCACGCCGACCTGTCCTCGATCGCCGAGCGTCACGAGGGGCACGTGCGCCGGTTCGTCGCCGGCCACCCCGGGGTGCCGGTCTCGACCGTTCCGGCGAGCGCGACCGACATCCACGACCTCGAGGGGTTGCGCACGGTCGGTGCCGCGCTGGCAGCCACCTGA
- a CDS encoding GatB/YqeY domain-containing protein, which yields MTDDTLKARLQHDLHDAMRARDTVRSGTLRMTLTAITNAEVAGDEARELSDDEVLKVVAKEAKKRKEAAAAFTGAGRPELAATEEAELLVLEGYLPAQLDDEALREIVDRAVAATGAIGMSQLGLVMKAAQGEVAGRADGGRVAAVVKQVLSGA from the coding sequence ATGACCGACGACACGCTCAAGGCTCGCCTCCAGCACGACCTGCACGATGCGATGCGCGCACGCGACACCGTGCGCTCGGGCACGCTGCGGATGACGCTGACCGCGATCACCAACGCCGAGGTGGCTGGTGACGAGGCGCGCGAGCTCAGCGACGACGAGGTGCTCAAGGTGGTCGCCAAGGAGGCCAAGAAGCGCAAGGAGGCCGCCGCCGCCTTCACCGGCGCGGGCCGCCCAGAGCTCGCGGCGACCGAGGAGGCCGAGCTGCTCGTGCTCGAGGGCTACCTGCCCGCCCAGCTCGACGACGAGGCCCTTCGCGAGATCGTGGACCGGGCGGTCGCCGCCACCGGCGCCATCGGGATGTCGCAGCTCGGCCTGGTGATGAAGGCGGCCCAGGGCGAGGTCGCCGGCCGGGCCGATGGCGGCCGGGTGGCCGCCGTAGTCAAGCAGGTGCTCTCCGGGGCGTAG
- the nth gene encoding endonuclease III translates to MSVTPSAAVRRLRVGEESPVALTRRARRTYRALLERYPYAHCELDFETPLHLLVATVLSAQTTDVMVNSVTPTLFSRWPTAQALAGADREEMEAVLRPTGFFRAKTNSVITLSAAIVERFDGEVPSRLEDLVTLPGVGRKTANVVLGNAFGVPGLTVDTHFGRLVRRFQWTEHTDPIKVEAAIAELFPRKDWTMLSHVLIFHGRRTCHARKPACGACPVAQWCPSYGEGETDPVKARALLSYELAPGAALPDPPPGPLPGDALPGDATDGIPVQS, encoded by the coding sequence GTGTCCGTGACCCCCTCCGCCGCCGTTCGGCGCCTGCGCGTCGGCGAGGAGTCGCCGGTGGCGCTGACCCGGCGGGCGCGGCGCACCTACCGGGCGCTGCTCGAGCGCTATCCGTATGCCCACTGCGAGCTCGACTTCGAGACCCCGCTGCATCTGCTCGTCGCGACCGTGCTCTCCGCCCAGACCACCGACGTCATGGTGAACTCTGTGACTCCCACCCTGTTCTCCCGGTGGCCGACGGCGCAGGCGCTCGCGGGCGCCGACCGGGAGGAGATGGAGGCGGTGTTGCGGCCGACAGGGTTCTTCCGGGCCAAGACCAACTCCGTCATCACGCTGAGCGCGGCGATCGTCGAGCGCTTCGACGGTGAGGTCCCGTCCCGCCTCGAGGACCTTGTGACCCTGCCCGGCGTGGGGCGCAAGACGGCCAACGTCGTGCTGGGCAATGCCTTCGGCGTGCCCGGTCTGACCGTCGACACCCACTTCGGCCGCCTGGTCCGCCGCTTCCAGTGGACCGAGCACACCGACCCGATCAAGGTCGAGGCAGCGATCGCCGAGCTGTTCCCGCGCAAGGACTGGACGATGCTCAGCCACGTCCTGATCTTCCACGGACGCCGCACCTGCCACGCCCGCAAGCCCGCGTGCGGAGCCTGCCCGGTCGCCCAGTGGTGCCCGTCCTACGGCGAGGGGGAGACCGACCCGGTGAAGGCCCGGGCGCTGCTCTCCTACGAGCTCGCCCCGGGTGCGGCGCTGCCCGACCCACCGCCTGGTCCGCTGCCCGGTGACGCGCTGCCCGGTGACGCGACCGACGGCATCCCGGTTCAGTCGTGA
- a CDS encoding WhiB family transcriptional regulator, giving the protein MSAAPELAPALGDWVADWAGLGHCADEDPDALFVQGKAQRAAKVMCKGCPVMAECLADALDNRTEFGVWGGMTERERRALLRRRPDVQSWSGLLAQVKGAAVQGAIA; this is encoded by the coding sequence ATGAGCGCCGCACCGGAGCTCGCACCAGCACTGGGGGACTGGGTTGCCGACTGGGCCGGTCTGGGCCACTGCGCGGACGAGGACCCTGACGCCTTGTTCGTGCAGGGAAAGGCCCAGCGCGCCGCGAAGGTCATGTGCAAGGGCTGCCCGGTGATGGCCGAGTGCCTCGCCGACGCGCTCGACAACCGCACGGAGTTCGGTGTCTGGGGTGGGATGACCGAGCGTGAGCGCCGGGCCCTGCTGCGGCGTCGCCCCGACGTCCAGTCGTGGAGCGGGCTCCTCGCCCAGGTCAAGGGCGCAGCGGTCCAGGGCGCCATCGCCTGA
- a CDS encoding MBL fold metallo-hydrolase — translation MSATPPPSVTAPWAGGQITPRAHCVLAPNPGPMTLDGTNTWVLLEPGATDAVVVDPGPLDEAHLATVLAVVADAGARVALTVLTHGHADHAEAAPRFAELTGAPVRAVGRGHDDLADGDVVRTGGLDLRIVATPGHTCDSISLALPADHALLTGDTVLGRGTTVVAHPDGELAAYLDSLDRLHALTGDAGATAILPGHGPLVPDAGAMVAYYRTHRAERLEQVRQALADGAASEIDVVEGVLQRVYADVPSTVWPAARMSIRAQLEYLDRER, via the coding sequence ATGAGCGCGACCCCGCCGCCGTCGGTCACCGCACCCTGGGCGGGCGGCCAGATCACGCCGCGCGCCCACTGCGTGCTCGCCCCCAACCCCGGCCCCATGACCTTGGACGGCACGAACACCTGGGTGCTGCTCGAACCCGGAGCCACCGACGCCGTGGTGGTCGACCCCGGGCCGCTCGACGAGGCGCACCTGGCGACCGTGCTCGCCGTCGTCGCGGATGCCGGGGCGCGGGTCGCGCTGACCGTCCTCACCCACGGGCACGCCGATCACGCCGAGGCCGCGCCGCGGTTCGCCGAGCTCACCGGGGCCCCCGTGCGTGCGGTCGGTCGGGGCCACGACGACCTTGCCGACGGCGACGTCGTGCGCACCGGTGGCCTCGACCTGCGGATCGTGGCGACCCCGGGGCACACCTGCGACTCGATCTCGCTCGCCCTGCCCGCCGACCACGCCCTGCTCACCGGTGACACGGTGCTCGGTCGCGGAACCACCGTGGTGGCCCACCCCGACGGCGAGCTCGCTGCCTACCTCGACTCCCTCGACCGACTCCACGCCCTCACCGGTGACGCAGGCGCGACCGCGATCCTGCCCGGCCACGGACCCCTCGTCCCGGATGCCGGGGCGATGGTCGCGTACTACCGCACCCATCGTGCCGAGCGGCTGGAACAGGTGCGCCAAGCGCTCGCCGACGGCGCGGCATCCGAGATCGATGTCGTCGAGGGCGTGCTGCAGCGGGTCTACGCGGACGTGCCGAGCACGGTGTGGCCGGCTGCGCGGATGTCGATCCGGGCGCAGCTGGAGTACCTCGACCGGGAGCGGTGA
- a CDS encoding RidA family protein translates to MGAVEARLAELGLELPEIVPPLAAYVPAVLDGSRVYVSGQVPMVGGVLAETGAVGEGEGFVSPERAKELAAVCALNALAAVKSVVGDLDRVERVVKVVGFVASDPSFTGQPGVINGASELFGDVFGDAGRHARSAVGVVALPLGAPVEVEVIVHVRD, encoded by the coding sequence ATGGGTGCCGTCGAGGCCCGTCTGGCCGAGCTCGGGCTCGAGCTGCCGGAGATCGTGCCGCCCCTGGCCGCCTACGTTCCCGCCGTGCTCGACGGGTCGCGGGTGTACGTCTCGGGGCAGGTGCCGATGGTCGGCGGCGTCCTGGCCGAGACCGGCGCCGTCGGCGAGGGTGAGGGGTTCGTCTCGCCCGAGCGCGCCAAGGAGCTCGCGGCCGTGTGCGCGCTGAACGCGCTGGCTGCCGTGAAGTCGGTCGTGGGTGACCTCGACCGGGTCGAGCGCGTGGTCAAGGTCGTCGGCTTCGTGGCCTCCGACCCGTCGTTCACCGGGCAGCCCGGCGTCATCAACGGCGCCAGCGAGCTGTTCGGCGACGTCTTCGGGGATGCCGGTCGGCACGCCCGCTCGGCGGTCGGCGTCGTGGCCCTGCCGCTCGGGGCGCCCGTCGAGGTCGAGGTCATCGTCCACGTCCGCGACTGA
- a CDS encoding metallophosphoesterase yields the protein MNDLARTALRTAGGLAGAGLAGIAYAAFVERTWFTLRRFAVPALPPGSAPVRILQVSDLHLTPGQRKKIDWVRSLADLEPDFVVNSGDNLAHLDAVPPLLRAMEPLLERPGAFVLGSNDYFAPTPKNPARYLTSRHAEAPARRSTLPVKALRDGLGNSGWADLNNARTIVRMGDHDVELVGVNDPHIGYDRYAKVAGPASSDVSLTMGLVHAPYQRVLDAMVGDGASVVLAGHTHGGQLAVPLWGALVTNCDLDTTRAKGVSRWWPGAGTAGRRGGAAPSSDAPADAAWLHVSAGLGTSPYAPVRFACRPEATLLTLLARDG from the coding sequence ATGAACGACCTGGCCCGCACCGCGCTGCGCACCGCTGGCGGCCTCGCCGGCGCCGGTCTCGCCGGGATCGCGTACGCCGCATTCGTGGAGCGCACCTGGTTCACCCTGCGCCGCTTCGCCGTCCCCGCCCTGCCACCCGGGAGCGCTCCGGTGCGCATCCTGCAGGTCTCCGACCTGCACCTGACCCCCGGCCAGCGCAAGAAGATCGACTGGGTCCGTTCTCTGGCCGACCTCGAGCCCGACTTCGTCGTGAACTCGGGAGACAACCTCGCGCACCTGGACGCGGTGCCTCCACTCCTGCGTGCGATGGAGCCGCTCCTCGAGCGGCCGGGTGCGTTCGTCCTGGGCTCGAACGACTACTTCGCCCCGACGCCGAAGAACCCCGCCCGCTACCTCACCAGCCGCCACGCAGAGGCCCCGGCACGACGCTCGACGCTGCCCGTCAAGGCGCTGCGCGACGGGCTGGGCAACAGCGGGTGGGCCGACCTGAACAATGCCCGCACGATCGTGCGGATGGGTGACCACGACGTCGAGCTCGTCGGGGTGAACGATCCGCACATCGGCTACGACCGGTACGCGAAGGTGGCTGGCCCGGCATCCAGCGACGTGTCCCTGACGATGGGTCTGGTGCACGCTCCCTACCAGCGGGTGCTCGACGCCATGGTCGGCGACGGGGCCTCCGTCGTGCTTGCCGGGCACACCCACGGTGGGCAGCTGGCCGTCCCGCTCTGGGGGGCCCTGGTGACGAACTGTGACCTCGACACCACGCGCGCCAAGGGCGTCTCGAGGTGGTGGCCGGGCGCGGGGACAGCCGGTCGTCGGGGCGGCGCCGCGCCGTCGTCGGACGCGCCCGCGGATGCCGCATGGCTCCACGTCTCGGCGGGGCTGGGAACCTCCCCCTACGCTCCGGTGCGCTTCGCCTGTCGCCCCGAGGCAACCCTGCTGACCTTGTTGGCCCGCGACGGCTGA
- a CDS encoding Crp/Fnr family transcriptional regulator codes for MDHDVVRRAPLFAALDEEAAESLIANMSPALLERGDVLFHEGDQGDRLYVIGEGKIKLGRSSSDGRENLLAILGPGEMFGELSLFDPGPRTATATAVAETQVVSMGHDQLKDFLGTHPGVAPTLLSALARRLRRTNDVLADLVFTDVPGRVAKALLDLAERFGRPVEEGLLVAHDLTQEELAQLVGASRETVNKALADFASRGWLRLEARAVLLTDVERLKRRAR; via the coding sequence GTGGATCACGACGTCGTGCGCAGAGCCCCGCTGTTCGCCGCCCTCGATGAGGAAGCGGCCGAGTCACTGATCGCCAACATGAGCCCAGCCCTGCTCGAACGTGGTGACGTGCTCTTCCACGAGGGCGATCAGGGCGACCGGCTCTACGTCATCGGCGAGGGCAAGATCAAGCTCGGGCGCTCCAGCAGCGACGGCCGCGAGAACCTGCTCGCCATCCTCGGCCCCGGCGAGATGTTCGGCGAGCTGTCGCTGTTCGACCCCGGGCCGCGCACCGCCACGGCAACGGCGGTCGCCGAGACGCAGGTCGTGTCGATGGGCCACGACCAGCTCAAGGACTTCCTGGGCACGCACCCAGGGGTGGCCCCGACCCTGCTCTCCGCCCTCGCGCGCCGCTTGCGCCGCACCAACGACGTGCTCGCCGACCTGGTGTTCACCGACGTGCCCGGCCGTGTCGCCAAGGCGCTGCTCGACCTCGCCGAGCGCTTCGGTCGCCCCGTCGAGGAGGGCCTGCTCGTCGCCCACGACCTCACCCAGGAAGAGCTCGCGCAGCTCGTCGGCGCCTCCCGCGAGACGGTGAACAAGGCGCTGGCCGACTTTGCGTCGCGGGGCTGGTTGCGCCTCGAGGCGCGCGCCGTGCTGCTGACCGACGTCGAGCGGTTGAAGCGCCGCGCCCGCTGA